The segment CTCTGTAATCATTCATAGTatctagaaataaatttgatttttaactcATACTTAACATCTGTTAGCCATCAAAGGCCAGATTGAGTACATAGGGAGGCCGTCACGTCTGAATGCATACTTGACGCATCTAACACATACTAAATTCGCAATATTAATTCACGAAATTactttccatacaaaaaattaagttacgGTGGCGAACTTCAtcaagcaatttttttttgttctttacattaaataggtacctcCCACTATACTTACTTTCTTTCACTGACGTGTGCTGCCTCCGAGTAACTTTAAATATGTCATTTCCTTTATGTGAAACTAAGCACAAATggacaaaatatatgattacgagtattagaattaatataaaagtgataactatgtgagtaaaaatacatttttcgcCTCTAGTAAACTTTGGTTCCTTTTGTTTGTGTTCACGTTCAGTGGGCGACATATTATAAGTCACGGCAGTCTTGTTtcatttaagaaaaaatgtgACGCTTGGAGTTTTGCATCCGAAGTTGCCCAGTTTCATTGGAAGTAAAGCTATTACACATTTACATTTACGGTATTTAAGTAGGTGGGAtcaaatgattaaaaaaactgtttttaaaataaaaaaatattttatagaaagcTATACAATTCAATCCCTGCTTGTGCgtaaattcatttaataaaatataaaggtaATCGACTAACAATAATGAGCTTTCCTTTATTTATACCGATGTCAGTCAAAATTCAacaatcacatttatttaagcACCACACGTTTCTGTAAACATTGAACTACCTATACGTAGACTTCGCCTCTTTTGGATCCGTTCGGCTTCCTGTTGAACTCTGGGGGTGTGCTCGCACTGGTGGCACTGTGTTCGCTCTCGCGGTCTGATTGGGAGAGTTCAGTGACGGTGGCGCGGGGGGGCGCGGGGGAGCCGCCGCCGCCGGTGGCTCGGTCGGCGCGGGGGGTGGAGGGCGCGGAGCCGACTATGGACAGCTGCGTGACGCCCATCGGAGACAACGTGACGGGCGATACGACCGGCGCGGCCGTCAGCATCGGCGCAAGCCCGCCCGGCGACAGCACTGCTTGCGCCAGCGCCGTGGTCCCCGGCTGCCCAGCATGCAACGTGTTGTTCACCGACCCACTGTCCAACTCTTGAATCGGCGAGAGCACCAGGGCTCCTAGGACTGGCACCTCGTTCTGGTAGCCCTGGTGCGCCATGATGACGCCCATGTTCTGCATGCCCATGGCTAGTCGACTCTCGCGGTCGATCACTTCTTTAGTCACGTCCGGCGTGGGGATGCGAGGTCGGTTGCGAAGTGTAATAGGTATCGCTGAACCGTTACTTTTTTGTGCAcctgtgaaaataaatgaggatATGAATAACGTAATTTAATGTCTCCTACGTTAAATATCATTTGAATGAAGTACTTACTTGGAATtagttacatttaatttcatatttcgcATGTAATCCCAATAACTATATTGCTAAATCATGCCTTAGAGTCATAATGAGATCCGCTTTGCGGCTGGGCTTACGGGATAACTTGTCAGTTACAGGTAAATGACAGAATCTAATTTGGAATCAGTTTGGAATATTACCATGTTCAGTATGCACTGAACTGTAGTAATGCTACTACATGATATATTCATCAAATCATCATCGTTATTATCGATATTGCAATAAATCTAATTCCATACATACCTACtatttgaaacaatattttaaaaaatattttttcttttcaattcgGTTTTTTCGAATGTATAAAGCGTGTGAACAGCTTACCATGTCTAGAGTTTTGCCGATGCTGTCCTCTTCCCGATTTTCGTCCCACTAGTCTTTCATAGAGAGACATCTTGTGGTGTGGAGGCTGTTGCACGGGCGGCTGGCCCGCCTCTGGACTCGAATACACCACTGAGTTGTGCCGATTCCGGCCGAAGAACCCACCGGATGAATACGCGGTAGAAGCGGACCGTACGGAACCCATCCTAGATATTTGTCTTTGAAACCAGTTTTTTCTTCGTTCTACCAATGGCGTATCTACACTCTCCTGAAATAAtggaaaattgatttattttttatagggATCCACACTTGACagattgtattaaattttaagaagcGTTCTTGGAATTATTTTCGAAGACGGTAATTTTCAATTCACAGAAGTACTACTTGAGACAGTCCTAATGacttctatatataaaataaaaatctgaaatgtttgttaatttCGTAAGCTTTTAAGTATCTCTAAGTGGTTTATATTGtatcataaatatgaaataaacattgtaataccggatcatataataataatacttatactaattattgtaattaattaatagggacctttaataaattacaataaaacccCCAACACTATATCGCAGAATTAATTTCCGGTTTTGgagattttaaatatgtttctcAGGATGCCAATGTTACTGAGCTTGTGGTTCTGAATAGGACATATCTTTCAGTGGACTTCTTACGAAACGACTAGGTTACACATAGCTTTAGCATAGGAAACATTAGTATTTCCTTATTAAAGTGGAAGTTAGACAGGCGCCGTTGTAAAATAGCAATTTTTAGGTTCATTTTAAGACTAACATCGGTTTTTGCTCCTTAAGAAACACtgaatagaattaaaaaatcatcattgcatacacatacctacattttactaacatgaacataatattacaattagaGTGCGTGCAATGGATGAAAACTGGAAGATAATAGGAAGagttactaatataaatgttctAACATAATCGGCATAGGTTTCGTCGTGGCTTTTTCTCGGCGCTTGTACATTCGCGTACACGGCGTCCTCCGCTTTGACTTTGTAGTGGTCTGCGGAGCACGGAGGCTCATGTCTGCGGTAGTGCTCCGAGGCCACCGTGTATGGCAGGTCTTTGGGTACCACCTCCTCCCAGTACTGGTCCTTCAGTAGCTCCGGGTGCTCTTCGTGCATCTCATCTACTATCATGTATGCTGCCTGAAAGTTTTTATGGTAGTGTCAAATGGTGTCTGTTGCACATTATTATCCCAAATAATTAACTAggaaaactaatattttactcTTTTCAATGTAAACCTTCAAACTATAAATGCTTATAATCTTCAGTAAATTGCTAGAACCACTTAAAAAGCATTGTTTCAATACTGTAAATACAGAATACAAGTAAGTACTACTTAGGATTTACCTGTCACGTTGGAAATTgcttcatttaaaattaaaataatatgtagtgtatgttaagtacatacaatactatatattttttaattttttacatgtcCATAATGTTATCTACTATAGCGATATTTTTTAGAGATGATAGTGGATAGTAACCTTAATATGCCTGTCTATGAGCCAATTCAGCTCAATGTCGTCGTCATCCTCTCCAAATGGATTGATTAACACCTCGGCAACCTTCAGCCACCCCacgtaaaaacaaaactgaaaCAATTTCGACATATAAGTATACAGTCTCGGatcggaataaaaaaattttcaaagtaCTTTGATTGAGACAATTTACACACAAAACATCCTATTAGACCGTGCCATGCCGGGTCAAGTGAGATTCTTTAATTGCCATAATATGATATAAGGAATCTCACTTGACACATGgagtcaaaaaattaaattataataaattttttgcaataattatTCTTGTACATATGAAATATACGGCTCTTGCATCCTGtttcgctcgcgtgaatttatctgtgaaagcggaacagacatgattttcatacaaactttcaccccctcaCTAttaggggttgatttttgcAAAGATGTGCCTATGTATGAACAAGGGTCATGGAAAGCGAAACAgattgacagacagactttcgcatttataatattagtatggataatatATGGACCTGTAACGCGGTGAATAGTGGAAAGTACACATCTGGCTCGTATTTGGAGGTGCTTCCAGGAGCAGCAGGCACCAGCTGCCGCCCCATCAGGGCTGCCACGAAGTATGTATATAAGGAGAGAGTCACCACCTGTTGAAAAGACAAGGAGCgaactattttattacgtgaaaagaaaaagttaaataaaagatacatatttaaaattattatttcgtcCGTTCTATTGACCAGACCACTCGCGCGTATGTTGTAGTTTGCAGAagcataattttattccaaattcatTCAATCCAAGTTTTTATAGTGGATTTACCcattacatacatttctttttagacacttattattataatttgagaAATATCACGATTCAAAGGGTGAATTCACACTTCTGTTTTcagttttcaattttacaaaCTTGTGAAATCACAAGTCTGTAAACTTCATGAAAACAGTTTCGAAATGTAAATTTCCAGTTACTGAAGCCATTCTCGTCAACAAGCCAAACtttcaacattaattttattttgctctGAAATTCCTTGAAAGTCTATATCTAGAAATAAACCCACGGCTTCGTCAACGTGAATCACCCACGAGGCATGTACGAGTACCTACATTTTCAAGGAAGAAAAGCAGTTCTGCCCTACTTCaaactctttatttatttattaaggtacACCAACAGTATTTACATACAGCATTCGACACAAAGCACAAAATTAAGTTCTAATGTAAACACCAATGACAGGTATACACAACAACAACTCTTAACTATTATCTAAGCAaaacttcaagaagattggtcgagtagatacgGTTTGAAGAAATAACAAGTTTAGAAATAACTTTTCAATTCATctagataataattatgtttctacctacttatattgGTAAATAGTTCAATGGTCCAGGGGTTCGTGtacgtataatattaattaataatcttaCCATTtcatatgtattaatatattttaacagccTATATATAACATTCTGGGTTCTATGTAAGAGCCGCCTGGCCAAGAGTGCATACTGgaatttacttttgtttagtttagttaGAAACTTTAGTAAATGACtgtaaatccttacatattacaaaacgaaGTATACTctgccgcgtttgtctgttcgcgataaactcaaaaactattgcacagattttcatacggttaaTTTTCACCAAATACttagatacctatataatttctgaggaaggtttacttgtataatttattatgctttta is part of the Plodia interpunctella isolate USDA-ARS_2022_Savannah chromosome Z, ilPloInte3.2, whole genome shotgun sequence genome and harbors:
- the Best2 gene encoding bestrophin-4 isoform X1; its protein translation is MTISYAGEVPNGSSFGCFWRILCKWRGSVYKLVWRELLAYLTLYYTINLLYRFALTEEQQRIFEKVRQYFGAQSESIPMSFVLGFYVSLVVKRWWEQYKLLPWPDTLALFISAGIPGAVSKDETGRLMRRNIVRYAILAYVITLQRVSLRVKRRFPTWQHVVDSGLMLESERKVFEKMDGKSPMSKYWMPLVWATNIINRARKEGLITSDHIVQTLLVELSDIRRRLGALIGYDTVCVPLVYTQVVTLSLYTYFVAALMGRQLVPAAPGSTSKYEPDVYFPLFTALQFCFYVGWLKVAEVLINPFGEDDDDIELNWLIDRHIKAAYMIVDEMHEEHPELLKDQYWEEVVPKDLPYTVASEHYRRHEPPCSADHYKVKAEDAVYANVQAPRKSHDETYADYESVDTPLVERRKNWFQRQISRMGSVRSASTAYSSGGFFGRNRHNSVVYSSPEAGQPPVQQPPHHKMSLYERLVGRKSGRGQHRQNSRHGAQKSNGSAIPITLRNRPRIPTPDVTKEVIDRESRLAMGMQNMGVIMAHQGYQNEVPVLGALVLSPIQELDSGSVNNTLHAGQPGTTALAQAVLSPGGLAPMLTAAPVVSPVTLSPMGVTQLSIVGSAPSTPRADRATGGGGSPAPPRATVTELSQSDRESEHSATSASTPPEFNRKPNGSKRGEVYV
- the Best2 gene encoding bestrophin-2 isoform X3: MRRNIVRYAILAYVITLQRVSLRVKRRFPTWQHVVDSGLMLESERKVFEKMDGKSPMSKYWMPLVWATNIINRARKEGLITSDHIVQTLLVELSDIRRRLGALIGYDTVCVPLVYTQVVTLSLYTYFVAALMGRQLVPAAPGSTSKYEPDVYFPLFTALQFCFYVGWLKVAEVLINPFGEDDDDIELNWLIDRHIKAAYMIVDEMHEEHPELLKDQYWEEVVPKDLPYTVASEHYRRHEPPCSADHYKVKAEDAVYANVQAPRKSHDETYADYESVDTPLVERRKNWFQRQISRMGSVRSASTAYSSGGFFGRNRHNSVVYSSPEAGQPPVQQPPHHKMSLYERLVGRKSGRGQHRQNSRHGAQKSNGSAIPITLRNRPRIPTPDVTKEVIDRESRLAMGMQNMGVIMAHQGYQNEVPVLGALVLSPIQELDSGSVNNTLHAGQPGTTALAQAVLSPGGLAPMLTAAPVVSPVTLSPMGVTQLSIVGSAPSTPRADRATGGGGSPAPPRATVTELSQSDRESEHSATSASTPPEFNRKPNGSKRGEVYV
- the Best2 gene encoding bestrophin-4 isoform X2, whose product is MTISYAGEVPNGSSFGCFWRILCKWRGSVYKLVWRELLAYLTLYYTINLLYRFALTEEQQRIFEKVRQYFGAQSESIPMSFVLGFYVSLVVKRWWEQYKLLPWPDTLALFISAGIPGADETGRLMRRNIVRYAILAYVITLQRVSLRVKRRFPTWQHVVDSGLMLESERKVFEKMDGKSPMSKYWMPLVWATNIINRARKEGLITSDHIVQTLLVELSDIRRRLGALIGYDTVCVPLVYTQVVTLSLYTYFVAALMGRQLVPAAPGSTSKYEPDVYFPLFTALQFCFYVGWLKVAEVLINPFGEDDDDIELNWLIDRHIKAAYMIVDEMHEEHPELLKDQYWEEVVPKDLPYTVASEHYRRHEPPCSADHYKVKAEDAVYANVQAPRKSHDETYADYESVDTPLVERRKNWFQRQISRMGSVRSASTAYSSGGFFGRNRHNSVVYSSPEAGQPPVQQPPHHKMSLYERLVGRKSGRGQHRQNSRHGAQKSNGSAIPITLRNRPRIPTPDVTKEVIDRESRLAMGMQNMGVIMAHQGYQNEVPVLGALVLSPIQELDSGSVNNTLHAGQPGTTALAQAVLSPGGLAPMLTAAPVVSPVTLSPMGVTQLSIVGSAPSTPRADRATGGGGSPAPPRATVTELSQSDRESEHSATSASTPPEFNRKPNGSKRGEVYV